The proteins below are encoded in one region of Peptoniphilus sp. GNH:
- a CDS encoding ATP-dependent helicase, giving the protein MKFSDEQILASKHFLGPALVLAVPGAGKTTLILKRCKNLIDRGVDKKSILSISFSKAAALNMQERFKRDYPAYAPIKFATIHSFCFGIIMHYCRLRSKTLKFIDADGSPGSLLSLKKIMEKMGLAPLTEEKLTVLLTEIGYVKNMCMDAKEFASDRACQTPLFYEIFKEYETFKEKMGLFDFDDMITLAYKILKEDAYLLRSILDNFEFIQLDEGQDTSISQFKLIRLIASRKKNLFIVADDDQNIYSFRGARSDNLKDLELIYPDLKIYKLSTNYRSSDNIVRLAGSFISQNKTRYEKDFLAKKESQEPIKILKFTSAQIFEKYLLDDLKEEESTAILYRNNVSSLSICEILERNNIDFTIRDRGMSFYNNPLVFDIKDILNFAKNRGDFAAFSRIYFKIKTYITGPMLAYLAGVKSSNLLEDLRDFPGLKPFYIKRFRDLSSMLDTLMYLNPRHALSYILKDLSYEDYLKNENFRYLKQTGSTYEFLDILKNVAKNSKTLTDFFGRLKYLDSVLKESQYKKSRISLSTIHGAKGLEFDKVIVVDLYENNLPSRSSIDFLSLGNAEPFEEERRLLYVAMTRARYKLRLCYIEYENTKMSRFLTELKGL; this is encoded by the coding sequence ATGAAATTTTCAGATGAACAAATTCTCGCTTCTAAGCACTTTCTTGGCCCTGCCCTAGTCCTAGCTGTGCCGGGTGCAGGCAAGACTACTCTAATCTTGAAGCGGTGCAAAAATTTAATAGATAGGGGCGTTGACAAAAAATCTATTCTTTCAATCAGCTTTTCAAAGGCTGCGGCTCTTAATATGCAGGAAAGATTCAAAAGAGATTACCCAGCCTATGCTCCTATAAAGTTTGCGACTATTCACAGCTTTTGCTTTGGCATAATCATGCACTACTGCCGGCTCAGATCTAAGACTTTGAAATTTATTGATGCTGACGGCTCACCCGGAAGTCTTTTAAGTCTAAAGAAGATCATGGAAAAAATGGGGCTTGCTCCCCTTACAGAGGAAAAGCTTACAGTCTTACTAACTGAAATTGGCTATGTAAAAAATATGTGTATGGATGCGAAAGAATTTGCCTCTGATAGGGCCTGTCAGACTCCTCTTTTTTATGAAATTTTCAAAGAATATGAGACCTTTAAGGAGAAGATGGGCCTTTTTGACTTTGATGATATGATCACCTTGGCCTACAAGATTTTGAAAGAGGATGCCTACCTTTTGAGAAGTATCTTGGATAATTTCGAGTTCATCCAGCTCGATGAGGGACAAGATACGTCAATTTCTCAGTTCAAATTAATAAGGCTCATTGCCAGTCGCAAAAAAAATTTATTTATAGTCGCAGATGACGATCAAAATATCTATTCTTTTCGGGGTGCTCGGTCTGATAATTTGAAAGATTTGGAGCTTATCTATCCAGATTTAAAAATCTACAAGCTCTCTACCAATTACCGGTCTTCCGATAACATAGTGAGGCTTGCCGGCAGTTTTATAAGCCAAAACAAGACCAGATACGAGAAAGATTTTCTCGCCAAAAAAGAAAGCCAAGAGCCTATCAAAATTCTGAAATTTACCTCGGCTCAGATTTTTGAAAAATACTTGCTAGATGACTTAAAAGAAGAAGAAAGCACTGCGATTTTATACAGAAACAACGTCTCCTCTCTTAGCATCTGTGAAATCTTGGAAAGAAATAATATTGATTTTACGATTAGAGATCGGGGCATGAGTTTTTACAACAATCCTCTGGTCTTTGACATAAAAGACATTTTAAATTTTGCCAAAAACAGGGGCGACTTTGCGGCTTTTTCAAGAATTTATTTTAAAATTAAAACTTATATCACAGGGCCTATGCTTGCATACCTTGCCGGGGTCAAGTCTTCCAATCTTTTGGAGGATTTGAGAGATTTCCCCGGCCTCAAGCCCTTTTATATAAAAAGATTTAGAGATTTATCGTCTATGCTGGATACGCTTATGTATCTTAATCCTCGCCACGCTCTTTCTTACATCTTAAAAGATTTATCCTATGAGGACTATCTAAAAAACGAGAATTTTAGATATTTAAAGCAAACTGGCTCGACTTATGAATTTTTAGATATTTTAAAAAATGTCGCCAAAAATTCTAAGACTTTGACGGATTTTTTCGGCAGATTAAAATATCTGGACTCTGTCTTGAAAGAGAGCCAATATAAGAAAAGTCGGATAAGTCTTTCTACGATCCATGGCGCCAAGGGCTTAGAATTTGACAAGGTCATCGTCGTTGACCTTTACGAAAACAATCTGCCCTCCCGCAGCTCTATCGATTTCTTGTCGCTTGGCAATGCAGAGCCTTTTGAAGAAGAAAGAAGGCTCTTGTATGTTGCCATGACTAGGGCAAGGTACAAGCTGCGCCTTTGCTATATAGAATATGAAAATACAAAAATGAGTAGATTCTTGACAGAGCTAAAAGGACTTTAA